In a single window of the Patescibacteria group bacterium genome:
- a CDS encoding Hsp20/alpha crystallin family protein yields MAFRFFKTKGEEEEKNITIKNHLRPTEEEDVLEGEGQLMVDVYQTPTEIVIKSAVAGVKPEDIDISIVNDMITIKGKRELDETVRSDDYFYQECYWGSFSRSIILPIEIDADRVNANLKNGILTIRLPKIDKNKVKKVKIKSE; encoded by the coding sequence ATGGCATTTAGATTTTTTAAAACCAAAGGTGAAGAGGAAGAAAAAAACATTACAATTAAAAATCATCTACGCCCCACCGAAGAAGAGGATGTTTTGGAGGGCGAAGGTCAATTAATGGTTGATGTTTATCAGACACCAACAGAAATTGTTATAAAATCGGCTGTGGCAGGAGTTAAACCAGAAGATATTGATATTTCCATCGTTAACGATATGATTACCATCAAAGGAAAGAGAGAGTTAGACGAGACAGTGAGGAGTGATGATTATTTTTATCAGGAATGCTATTGGGGTTCATTCAGCCGTTCAATCATTTTGCCCATTGAAATTGATGCGGATCGGGTCAATGCAAATTTAAAAAACGGGATTTTAACTATTCGCCTGCCAAAAATTGATAAAAATAAAGTTAAAAAGGTAAAAATTAAATCTGAATAA
- a CDS encoding NUDIX domain-containing protein gives MARIVKNFKKPKKKKVKFEISVGIFLFREENGQILWLMLHYPAGHWDFVKGHIEKNEKIEETIRREVFEETGIRNFKIYPNFQKSITYWFNNAKYTGRKEWIYKKVIFLLGETQEKNIRLSPEHIEGKWLTTEEALKTTTFPNTRKLFLHAVELIKNFQKSAEEKK, from the coding sequence ATGGCCAGAATTGTTAAAAATTTTAAAAAACCAAAAAAGAAAAAAGTAAAATTTGAAATTTCTGTTGGCATTTTTTTGTTTAGAGAAGAGAACGGACAAATTTTGTGGTTAATGCTTCATTATCCAGCAGGACATTGGGATTTTGTGAAAGGGCATATTGAAAAAAATGAAAAAATAGAGGAAACTATAAGAAGGGAGGTTTTTGAAGAAACAGGGATTAGAAATTTTAAAATTTACCCAAATTTTCAAAAATCTATCACCTATTGGTTTAATAATGCCAAATATACAGGCAGAAAAGAATGGATTTATAAAAAAGTTATTTTTTTATTAGGAGAAACACAGGAAAAAAATATTCGATTATCACCAGAACATATTGAAGGTAAATGGTTAACGACTGAAGAAGCTTTAAAAACAACCACTTTTCCTAATACACGAAAACTTTTTCTTCATGCTGTCGAACTAATAAAAAATTTTCAAAAAAGTGCCGAAGAAAAAAAATAA
- a CDS encoding PrsW family intramembrane metalloprotease gives MPTILHIIFLVSLALLPSLIWLGYYLKRDDRPEPRYRLIITFCCGVLITFFAAFAEGLLAKTSSFLNSINLSTIIFFFAFPFIEEISKFLATVISNFKNRFFGDEYTDPMVYSITAALGFAAAENLKVCLSILEENAVALKMPLLANLTIPSLILNTLVITIFIRFLSAVFLHANASSIYGYFWGIGLILKKDKKMKFLMLTFGIIMATLLHSFYNYLIMKTGENLYFALIVILLLIVTNYIMSRAFKQLKSYQQ, from the coding sequence ATGCCCACTATCTTACATATTATTTTTCTTGTCAGTTTAGCTCTTTTGCCCAGCCTTATTTGGTTGGGTTATTATTTAAAAAGAGATGATCGCCCCGAACCGCGATATCGCCTAATAATAACTTTCTGCTGCGGAGTTTTGATAACTTTTTTTGCTGCTTTTGCTGAAGGACTCTTAGCTAAAACCTCTTCTTTTTTAAATAGCATTAACCTCTCAACAATTATTTTCTTTTTTGCTTTTCCATTTATTGAAGAGATTAGTAAATTTTTGGCTACTGTAATTAGTAATTTTAAAAATCGTTTTTTTGGCGACGAATATACCGATCCGATGGTTTATAGCATTACTGCGGCTTTGGGTTTCGCAGCCGCTGAAAATCTAAAAGTATGCCTATCTATCCTTGAAGAAAATGCTGTTGCCTTAAAAATGCCTCTGTTGGCTAATTTAACCATTCCATCATTAATTTTGAATACGCTTGTTATTACTATTTTTATTCGTTTTCTTTCGGCTGTTTTCCTTCACGCCAATGCTTCTTCAATTTATGGATATTTTTGGGGCATTGGTTTAATTCTAAAAAAAGACAAAAAAATGAAATTTTTAATGCTTACTTTTGGAATTATAATGGCCACTCTTTTGCATTCTTTTTATAATTATCTTATAATGAAAACGGGTGAGAATTTATATTTTGCTTTAATAGTCATTCTACTTTTAATTGTTACTAATTACATAATGAGTCGCGCTTTTAAACAATTAAAATCTTATCAACAATAA
- a CDS encoding valine--tRNA ligase, which yields MQEMDKIYNHLAVEKKIYESWEKSGYFNPNKLPTKSNKTFTIIMPPPNANGALHLGHALTTTLEDIMIRYKRMRGFKTLWLPGADHAGFETQVVFEKKLEKEGSSRFEILKQEGGREKLYQMIWDFTQSNKVNMENQLRQLGASCDWSREKFTLDPSIIKVVYETFKKLYEDGLIYKANRIINWCPKHQTALSDLEIAWEERKDKLYYVKYFLEDDPSEFLIVATTRPETIPADMAIAVHPHDKRYKNWIGKKLINPLIKNRGKYGDSIEIIADELVDKDFGTGALKITPAHDPVDFEIGLKHNLPLDYQIIDWDGKMNNLANELNGLKPEPARELSIKILEENSALEKIEEYSHKVPLCYKCKSVIEPLPRKQWFLRMTTPPKSGKKSLRDLAVEAVKSGKIKFVTKRFEKIFYHWMKNIKDWNISRQIVWGIPIPVWYCNDCGTEIVHIEKKPIVQCPKCHSKNLTKESDVFDTWFSSGQWPFATLGYPNNSDFKKFYPTDVMETGWDILFFWVARMIMFGLYRTGKPPFNYVYLHGLIRDKERQKMSKSKGNVIDPLGVVDLYGVDALRMALVVGTAPGNDPIISEEKIRGYRNFSNKIWNASRFVLMNLSDYNPKRKISLSTKDKKILTQLEKFVLEITKDMENFRFHRASEKLYQYFWHTFADKIIEQSKPRLQNPKERPQTQYLLLTILSTLLKMLHPFMPFITEAVYQQLPNKNKKFIMIEEWPSKIKS from the coding sequence ATGCAGGAAATGGATAAAATTTATAATCATTTAGCAGTGGAGAAAAAAATTTATGAGAGCTGGGAAAAATCCGGCTATTTTAATCCAAATAAATTACCAACCAAAAGCAATAAAACTTTTACTATTATTATGCCACCGCCTAATGCTAATGGCGCGCTTCATTTAGGACATGCCTTAACAACAACCCTGGAAGATATAATGATTCGCTATAAAAGGATGCGCGGATTTAAAACACTCTGGCTACCTGGTGCTGACCATGCAGGTTTTGAAACGCAAGTAGTTTTTGAAAAGAAACTTGAAAAAGAAGGCTCCAGTCGCTTTGAAATTTTAAAACAAGAAGGTGGACGCGAAAAATTATATCAGATGATTTGGGATTTTACGCAAAGTAATAAAGTTAATATGGAAAATCAATTGCGACAATTAGGAGCTTCCTGTGATTGGTCTCGCGAAAAATTTACACTTGACCCATCAATTATTAAAGTAGTTTATGAAACATTTAAAAAACTTTATGAGGATGGCTTAATTTATAAAGCAAATCGCATCATTAATTGGTGTCCGAAACATCAAACAGCCCTTTCTGATTTAGAAATAGCCTGGGAAGAAAGAAAGGATAAACTTTACTATGTAAAATATTTCCTCGAAGATGACCCCTCGGAATTTCTAATTGTTGCAACAACACGACCAGAAACTATTCCCGCTGATATGGCTATTGCTGTACATCCGCATGATAAGAGATATAAAAATTGGATTGGGAAAAAACTAATAAATCCTCTAATTAAAAACCGAGGAAAATATGGTGATAGCATTGAAATTATTGCCGATGAACTAGTTGATAAAGATTTTGGCACTGGTGCCTTAAAAATTACACCAGCTCATGACCCTGTTGATTTTGAAATAGGCCTTAAACACAACCTGCCCCTTGATTACCAAATTATTGATTGGGATGGAAAGATGAATAATCTGGCTAATGAACTTAATGGTCTAAAACCAGAGCCAGCGAGAGAATTATCAATTAAAATTCTTGAAGAAAATAGCGCGTTAGAAAAAATTGAAGAATATTCCCACAAAGTCCCTCTTTGTTATAAATGCAAATCAGTTATTGAGCCATTACCACGCAAGCAATGGTTTTTGAGAATGACCACCCCACCTAAAAGCGGCAAAAAATCTTTGCGCGATTTAGCTGTAGAAGCCGTCAAAAGTGGAAAAATAAAATTTGTCACTAAACGCTTTGAAAAAATTTTTTATCATTGGATGAAAAATATTAAAGATTGGAATATCTCTCGCCAAATCGTTTGGGGTATTCCTATTCCTGTTTGGTACTGTAATGATTGTGGTACTGAAATTGTTCATATTGAGAAAAAACCTATTGTTCAATGTCCAAAATGTCATAGTAAAAATTTAACAAAAGAAAGTGATGTTTTTGATACGTGGTTCTCCTCGGGTCAATGGCCATTCGCTACTTTAGGTTATCCAAACAATTCGGATTTTAAAAAATTCTATCCAACCGACGTAATGGAGACAGGATGGGATATTCTTTTCTTCTGGGTAGCAAGAATGATTATGTTTGGTTTATACAGAACTGGGAAACCACCTTTTAATTATGTCTATCTTCATGGATTAATTCGCGATAAAGAACGCCAAAAAATGTCAAAATCAAAGGGCAATGTTATTGATCCTTTGGGCGTTGTTGATTTATATGGCGTTGATGCTTTAAGAATGGCTTTGGTTGTTGGCACGGCGCCTGGTAATGACCCGATTATTTCTGAAGAAAAAATCCGCGGTTATCGTAATTTTTCCAATAAAATTTGGAATGCTTCGCGATTTGTTTTAATGAATCTTTCTGATTACAATCCGAAGAGAAAAATTAGTTTAAGTACAAAAGATAAAAAAATATTAACGCAATTAGAAAAATTTGTTTTGGAAATAACAAAAGATATGGAAAACTTTCGTTTTCATCGCGCCTCAGAAAAACTCTATCAATATTTCTGGCATACTTTTGCTGATAAAATTATTGAACAAAGCAAGCCGCGACTTCAAAACCCAAAAGAACGCCCTCAAACGCAATATCTTCTTTTAACCATTCTCTCAACGCTTCTAAAAATGCTTCATCCTTTTATGCCTTTTATCACTGAAGCCGTTTATCAACAGCTGCCAAATAAAAATAAAAAGTTTATAATGATTGAAGAGTGGCCCTCGAAAATAAAATCTTAA
- a CDS encoding MBL fold metallo-hydrolase has translation MPKKKNNNTKKNKNRKVISKNNHKKNNDKIKISFYGAAKEVEGSRFLVEYKNEKVLIDCGIYRDVRNERNYEPTPFDPKELKTIILTHAHIDHSGLAPVLYKNGFRGKIYATPPTIDCCAVLWEDAFNLMKEAAEKQGLPLLYTETEMKETLKLFSPQNYYQEVKISPRISFIFYNAGHILGSAIVLLKVKKSDKEVKILFSGDLGNSFNILLPDTDIISEEADYCVVESTYGNRFHEDAEIRKDLLEDAIEEVIRNRGVLMIPVLALERTQEILVELNELVVHHRIPLVPIFMDSPLASKLTEIYQKYLDYIKIEAFKFVGNGRGLFEFPGLTFTLTTEESKAINAVPPPKVILAGSGSSEGGRILHHEKRYLADPHSIILIVSYQAKNSLGRKILEGAKQVEIHNELINVNCKVAQITGYSAHADQRMLLDWIKELRFRIKKLFIVHGEEDAAKELAQKSRDNFGIVTEVPDYGQTFELE, from the coding sequence GTGCCGAAGAAAAAAAATAATAATACAAAAAAGAATAAAAACCGCAAAGTTATTTCTAAAAATAACCACAAAAAAAATAATGACAAAATAAAAATTTCTTTTTATGGCGCGGCGAAAGAAGTTGAAGGAAGTCGTTTTTTGGTAGAGTATAAAAATGAAAAAGTTTTGATTGACTGCGGAATTTATCGTGATGTAAGAAATGAAAGAAATTATGAACCAACCCCCTTCGACCCAAAAGAATTAAAAACAATTATTTTAACCCATGCCCACATTGATCATAGCGGTCTAGCGCCTGTTTTGTATAAAAATGGCTTTCGCGGGAAAATATATGCCACGCCGCCAACAATTGATTGTTGCGCTGTTTTATGGGAGGATGCTTTTAATTTAATGAAGGAGGCAGCTGAAAAACAGGGGTTACCATTACTTTATACCGAAACAGAAATGAAGGAAACTCTGAAATTATTTAGTCCGCAAAATTACTATCAAGAAGTAAAAATTTCCCCCAGAATTTCTTTTATCTTTTATAATGCTGGTCATATTTTGGGTTCTGCTATAGTTTTGTTGAAAGTTAAAAAATCTGATAAAGAAGTTAAAATTCTATTTTCGGGTGATTTGGGTAATTCATTTAATATCTTATTGCCCGATACTGATATTATTAGCGAAGAAGCCGATTATTGTGTTGTTGAATCAACATATGGGAATCGATTTCATGAAGATGCGGAAATTCGGAAAGATTTATTAGAAGATGCCATTGAAGAGGTAATTCGCAATAGAGGAGTATTAATGATTCCGGTTTTAGCATTAGAACGCACCCAAGAGATTTTAGTTGAATTAAATGAATTAGTAGTTCATCATCGAATTCCTTTGGTGCCGATTTTTATGGATAGTCCTTTGGCAAGTAAATTAACTGAAATTTACCAGAAATACTTGGATTATATTAAAATTGAGGCATTTAAATTTGTGGGAAATGGTAGGGGATTATTTGAATTTCCAGGTTTAACTTTTACTTTAACAACAGAAGAATCCAAAGCCATTAATGCTGTTCCTCCTCCTAAGGTTATTTTAGCTGGTTCTGGTTCGTCAGAGGGCGGTCGCATTTTGCATCACGAGAAAAGATATTTGGCCGATCCGCATAGCATCATTTTAATTGTTTCTTATCAGGCTAAAAATTCTTTGGGAAGAAAAATTCTTGAAGGCGCAAAGCAGGTTGAAATTCACAATGAATTAATTAATGTTAATTGCAAAGTAGCGCAAATTACGGGTTATTCAGCCCATGCTGATCAAAGAATGCTTTTAGATTGGATAAAAGAATTAAGATTTCGTATCAAGAAGTTATTTATTGTTCATGGTGAAGAAGACGCCGCAAAAGAATTAGCTCAAAAAAGCAGAGATAATTTTGGCATTGTTACTGAAGTGCCGGATTATGGACAAACCTTTGAATTAGAATAG
- a CDS encoding L,D-transpeptidase family protein, with the protein MNQTKKISLGLILGILIVGASIIGLFYYFPRKEIKQYHIQLNNGENKDIEFQYGIWPELGDVNFFHNVLTKMMNQKMDFLLADLDEMKITVYKNGEAIENVPIIAKGRVGSWFETPVGFYKIEAKFNKAYSKLANVYMNYALVFEGNFLIHGWPYYPNGRKVDSSYSGGCIRLFDEDAKKIYDLTEVDMPVLVFKKDLLAENSSYRYSIPELSAEAYLAVDLKNNFVFLEKNKNQQFPIASITKLITALTVLDHTFLEYNIIVPKEAIVFTSIPRLKVGQKISVFDLLALLLVESSNEAGITLSQYLGADKVIDWMNNIARSIGMINTRFVDPNGAASENVSTPTDLYQLARYLYFNRSFILKMTKGIFDNTYYGQPIYELKNLNLFADNNDFVGGKMGKTEASKETMMAVFELQFNGEKRPIVFIALKSDDVKSDILKMVDFVKTHYQIEL; encoded by the coding sequence ATGAATCAAACAAAAAAAATTTCTTTAGGATTAATTTTGGGGATTTTAATTGTGGGCGCCAGTATCATTGGACTTTTTTATTATTTTCCTAGAAAGGAAATAAAACAATATCATATTCAACTGAACAATGGAGAAAATAAAGATATTGAATTTCAATATGGCATTTGGCCAGAACTGGGCGATGTCAATTTTTTTCATAATGTTTTAACAAAAATGATGAATCAAAAAATGGATTTTCTTTTAGCTGATTTAGACGAAATGAAAATAACAGTTTATAAAAATGGCGAGGCAATAGAAAATGTTCCAATTATTGCTAAAGGACGAGTGGGTTCTTGGTTTGAAACACCGGTGGGGTTTTACAAAATTGAAGCAAAGTTTAACAAGGCTTATTCTAAATTAGCCAATGTTTATATGAATTATGCCTTAGTTTTTGAGGGGAATTTTTTAATTCACGGTTGGCCTTATTATCCAAATGGGAGAAAGGTTGATAGTTCTTATTCTGGCGGCTGTATTCGTTTATTTGATGAAGATGCGAAAAAAATTTATGATTTAACTGAGGTTGATATGCCCGTTTTGGTATTTAAAAAAGATTTATTAGCTGAAAATTCCAGTTACCGTTATTCAATTCCTGAATTATCTGCTGAAGCTTATTTGGCGGTTGATTTAAAAAATAATTTTGTTTTTTTAGAAAAAAATAAAAATCAACAATTTCCTATTGCTTCGATTACCAAATTAATTACAGCCTTAACGGTTTTAGACCATACTTTTTTGGAATACAATATTATTGTACCCAAAGAAGCGATAGTTTTTACTTCTATTCCAAGATTAAAAGTTGGGCAAAAAATTTCCGTTTTTGATTTATTGGCCTTGCTTTTAGTTGAATCATCCAATGAAGCGGGTATAACGCTTTCTCAATATTTAGGCGCAGACAAGGTGATTGATTGGATGAATAATATTGCGAGAAGTATCGGAATGATTAATACGCGTTTTGTTGATCCAAATGGCGCTGCGAGTGAGAATGTTTCAACTCCGACCGACCTCTATCAATTAGCCCGCTATCTTTACTTTAACCGCAGTTTTATTTTAAAAATGACCAAAGGAATTTTTGATAATACCTATTACGGCCAACCTATCTATGAATTGAAAAATTTAAATTTATTTGCTGATAATAATGATTTTGTTGGCGGTAAAATGGGGAAAACTGAAGCCAGCAAAGAAACAATGATGGCGGTTTTTGAATTACAATTTAATGGTGAGAAACGACCAATAGTTTTTATTGCTTTAAAATCCGATGATGTTAAATCGGATATTTTAAAAATGGTCGATTTTGTTAAAACGCATTATCAAATTGAATTATGA
- a CDS encoding response regulator, whose protein sequence is MFNLVNKFEFLKSKINKLPNEADVPLNKNEKTNNAHKPDLMELNNHEVWIIDDDKNVVEACLRLFEVKTRGLGYQFRHFDTAKEALDELKKRIENKENLPGIILVDGYLDLDEEELNSGPIVVQQIRDLTSQIKIIGFSSSETKNEEMMQIGAEIAFRKTESALLADYFRQLVEQRKTETGKEETDDKK, encoded by the coding sequence ATGTTTAATCTAGTTAATAAATTTGAATTTTTGAAATCAAAAATTAATAAATTGCCAAACGAAGCAGATGTGCCATTAAATAAAAACGAAAAGACAAACAACGCGCATAAACCAGATTTAATGGAGTTAAATAATCATGAAGTTTGGATTATTGATGATGATAAAAATGTTGTTGAGGCGTGTTTAAGATTATTCGAAGTTAAAACACGAGGATTGGGATATCAATTCAGGCATTTTGATACCGCCAAAGAAGCGCTTGATGAATTAAAAAAGCGAATAGAAAATAAAGAAAATTTGCCAGGCATTATTTTGGTTGACGGTTATTTAGACTTAGACGAAGAAGAATTAAATAGCGGTCCAATTGTTGTTCAGCAAATAAGAGATTTAACTAGTCAAATCAAAATCATTGGATTTAGTAGTTCGGAAACAAAAAATGAAGAAATGATGCAAATTGGCGCTGAAATAGCTTTTAGAAAAACAGAATCAGCATTGCTAGCCGATTATTTTAGACAATTAGTGGAACAGCGCAAAACAGAAACTGGGAAAGAAGAGACCGACGATAAAAAATAA
- the polX gene encoding DNA polymerase/3'-5' exonuclease PolX, translating to MENWEIAKILSEISFLLEMEGEAFKPRAYEKAASSIEALDKPLKEIYQKQGVKGIEEIPGVGVSIAEKIKELLKTGKLKYYENLKKKYPLDLENLSRVEGIGPRSLKKLYEKLKIKNITDLEKAAREGKIRNIEGFGEKTEQNILKSIEFLKQGGNRFILGFIYPQIESIIAQLKKVKGVKKIIAAGSVRRMKETIGDLDILVVSDNPKIVMDYFVNLKDVFQVVAHGETKSAIRLNNGLDVDLRVVPEESFGAALNYFTGSKNHGIRLREIALKKGYKLNEYGLFKINKNKEIKIAGKTEEEIYEKLGLDYIEPEMREDWGEIELAQKHQLPKLINYDDLRGDLQIQTNWSDGANSIGEYVEEAIKLGLEYIAITDHTKSLAMTGGCDEQKLLKQMKEIDSLNRKLEKEGIKFKILKSAEVNILKDGSLDIKEEVLAKLDIVAAAVHSHFNMNKKEMTERICKAIKNPLVDIIFHPTGRVLLRRPAYEIDIDRIIEEAARRGECIEINASPDRLDFKDEHIKKAIEKGVKLSIDSDAHSITHLGYLKFGIAQARRGWATKDDIINTRPWPELLKILKNQKRKK from the coding sequence ATGGAAAATTGGGAGATTGCTAAAATTTTATCAGAAATCTCCTTTTTGTTAGAGATGGAAGGTGAAGCTTTCAAACCTCGCGCCTATGAAAAAGCTGCATCGAGTATTGAGGCATTAGATAAGCCGTTGAAAGAGATTTACCAGAAACAAGGAGTAAAAGGAATTGAAGAAATTCCAGGGGTTGGTGTTTCTATTGCTGAAAAAATCAAGGAATTGTTGAAGACCGGGAAATTAAAATATTATGAAAATTTAAAGAAAAAGTATCCGCTCGATTTGGAAAATTTATCAAGAGTGGAAGGGATCGGGCCGAGGTCACTTAAAAAACTTTATGAAAAACTAAAAATTAAAAATATTACTGATTTAGAAAAGGCAGCTCGGGAAGGAAAAATTAGAAATATTGAAGGTTTTGGTGAAAAAACAGAGCAGAATATTTTGAAAAGCATTGAATTTTTGAAACAGGGCGGTAATCGATTCATTCTCGGCTTTATTTACCCACAGATAGAATCAATTATTGCGCAATTAAAAAAAGTAAAAGGAGTGAAAAAAATTATAGCAGCTGGCTCGGTAAGAAGAATGAAAGAGACAATAGGAGATTTAGATATTCTAGTGGTTTCAGATAATCCTAAAATAGTAATGGATTATTTTGTCAATTTAAAAGATGTTTTTCAGGTAGTGGCGCATGGAGAAACCAAATCCGCTATTCGTTTGAATAATGGCTTAGATGTTGATTTGCGTGTTGTTCCTGAGGAATCTTTTGGAGCAGCACTTAATTATTTTACTGGTTCAAAAAACCACGGCATTCGTTTACGAGAAATTGCCCTAAAAAAGGGGTATAAGTTAAATGAATACGGTTTATTTAAAATTAATAAAAACAAAGAAATTAAAATTGCTGGTAAAACAGAAGAAGAAATTTATGAAAAACTTGGATTAGATTATATTGAACCAGAAATGCGGGAGGATTGGGGAGAAATAGAATTAGCTCAAAAACATCAATTGCCAAAATTAATCAATTACGATGACCTCAGGGGTGATTTACAAATTCAAACAAATTGGAGCGACGGCGCAAATTCTATTGGAGAATATGTTGAGGAGGCGATTAAATTAGGATTAGAATATATTGCTATTACTGATCACACTAAAAGTTTGGCTATGACAGGGGGTTGCGATGAGCAAAAATTATTAAAACAGATGAAGGAAATTGATAGCTTAAATCGAAAATTAGAAAAGGAAGGGATTAAATTTAAAATTTTAAAGAGCGCCGAAGTAAATATTTTAAAAGACGGCTCTTTGGATATCAAAGAAGAAGTTTTAGCAAAATTAGACATTGTCGCTGCTGCCGTTCATTCTCATTTTAATATGAACAAAAAAGAAATGACCGAACGAATTTGCAAGGCAATTAAAAATCCATTGGTTGATATTATTTTTCATCCGACTGGTCGAGTACTTTTAAGAAGACCAGCTTATGAGATAGATATTGATAGAATTATTGAGGAGGCCGCGAGACGAGGAGAATGTATCGAAATTAACGCTTCCCCCGACCGTTTAGACTTTAAAGACGAACACATTAAAAAAGCCATTGAAAAGGGGGTGAAATTATCAATTGATTCAGATGCTCACTCTATTACTCATCTTGGTTATTTAAAATTCGGCATTGCCCAAGCGCGACGAGGTTGGGCAACTAAAGATGATATTATTAATACACGACCATGGCCAGAATTGTTAAAAATTTTAAAAAACCAAAAAAGAAAAAAGTAA
- a CDS encoding phosphatase PAP2 family protein, translating to MNFDYLIFQKINNLANQCLWFDKLMIFLAEYLIYFMTAFGLIYLFFIYQKQWKEFIKPIIAIIFSRAIITEIIRFFYYRPRPFLTHQVNNLVSHDISGSFPSGHITFIFPLIYFVASVNKKIGLVFIVLGVLMGIARIYVGVHYPLDIVGGIIVGVFSAWFVEKISPRIKFLK from the coding sequence ATGAATTTTGATTATTTAATTTTTCAAAAAATAAATAATTTGGCTAATCAATGTTTATGGTTTGATAAGTTAATGATTTTTTTGGCAGAATATCTAATTTATTTTATGACCGCTTTCGGTTTAATTTACTTATTTTTTATTTATCAAAAACAATGGAAAGAATTTATTAAGCCAATTATTGCTATTATTTTCTCCCGCGCTATTATTACAGAAATAATTAGATTTTTCTATTATCGCCCGAGACCATTTTTGACTCATCAGGTGAACAATCTAGTTTCTCATGATATCAGTGGTTCTTTTCCTTCTGGTCATATCACTTTTATTTTTCCTTTAATTTATTTTGTGGCCTCGGTTAATAAAAAAATAGGCCTAGTCTTTATTGTTTTGGGTGTTTTAATGGGCATTGCCCGCATTTATGTAGGCGTTCATTATCCTTTAGATATTGTTGGTGGAATAATTGTTGGAGTTTTTTCAGCTTGGTTTGTTGAAAAAATTTCACCAAGAATAAAATTTCTAAAATAG
- the purN gene encoding phosphoribosylglycinamide formyltransferase: MSISQRNHCRVAALIGRGGRLKAIYECCKNHPLIELAVVISHKKESPGIEWAKTQGIEAFYFRLSDWKLQGKDRQLFDEELAKILKERNINLVVMAGWDLVVSQAFLKNFPNAVINIHPSLCPSFPGLDAPKQALDYGVKITGCTLHFVDEGVDTGPIIFQRAVEVKNDDTIESLEEKIHQKEEEILCEGIKAFAEGRIKIDGRKVIVL, encoded by the coding sequence ATGTCTATTTCTCAAAGAAATCATTGCCGCGTTGCGGCATTAATAGGAAGAGGGGGGCGCTTGAAAGCCATTTATGAATGTTGCAAAAATCATCCTCTAATCGAATTAGCAGTTGTTATTTCGCATAAAAAAGAATCTCCGGGTATTGAATGGGCAAAAACGCAAGGCATTGAAGCTTTTTATTTTCGTTTGAGCGATTGGAAATTGCAAGGTAAAGATAGACAATTATTTGATGAAGAATTAGCAAAAATTTTAAAAGAAAGGAATATTAATTTAGTGGTGATGGCAGGATGGGATTTGGTGGTTTCGCAAGCATTTCTTAAAAATTTCCCCAATGCTGTAATAAATATCCATCCTTCTTTGTGTCCTTCTTTTCCGGGGTTGGATGCTCCTAAGCAAGCTTTGGATTATGGAGTGAAAATAACAGGATGTACTTTGCATTTTGTTGATGAGGGTGTTGATACGGGGCCAATTATTTTTCAACGCGCCGTTGAAGTTAAAAATGACGACACTATTGAAAGTTTAGAAGAAAAAATTCATCAAAAAGAGGAGGAAATTTTATGCGAAGGTATAAAAGCATTTGCTGAGGGCCGAATAAAAATTGATGGTCGAAAAGTTATTGTTTTATGA